A window of Rhodothermales bacterium contains these coding sequences:
- the tadA gene encoding tRNA adenosine(34) deaminase TadA → MSLESLIAPHRQWMKTALREAQRAFDDGEVPVGAVVVQNGQIIGRGHNQVERLSDPTAHAEILAITAACATTGSKHLEGATLYVTLEPCPMCAGASVLARVERIVFGAFDAKAGAASTLYNIPQDNRLNHYVDILSGVEEDASADLLRAFFAKKRTGNGQH, encoded by the coding sequence ATGAGTCTGGAATCCCTCATTGCGCCGCACCGTCAATGGATGAAGACGGCCCTGCGCGAAGCCCAGCGGGCCTTCGACGACGGGGAAGTCCCTGTTGGCGCAGTGGTGGTCCAGAACGGACAGATCATCGGTCGAGGGCACAACCAGGTGGAGCGCTTGAGCGACCCGACGGCCCACGCGGAAATCCTGGCCATTACGGCCGCATGCGCCACGACGGGCAGCAAGCATCTGGAGGGGGCCACGCTGTATGTGACGCTGGAGCCCTGCCCCATGTGCGCAGGCGCCAGTGTGTTGGCCCGCGTGGAGCGGATTGTCTTCGGTGCATTCGATGCGAAGGCCGGCGCGGCGTCCACGCTCTACAATATCCCCCAGGATAATCGCCTGAACCACTATGTGGATATCCTGTCGGGCGTTGAAGAAGATGCGTCGGCAGACCTCTTACGGGCTTTTTTCGCGAAGAAACGAACCGGAAATGGCCAACACTGA
- a CDS encoding YpdA family putative bacillithiol disulfide reductase codes for MANTDVPDTQETARPAYDTVVVGAGPVGLACAIELKRIGHRVLVVDKGALVNSLIGYPTNMEFFSTPELLEIGNHPFSTRNYKPRREEALDYYRKVAQTEALELALFEEVLRLDGEQGAFILHTAHARIRARFVVVATGFFDIPNRLGVPGDERAIHYYKEPYAYAGRRVVIVGAKNSAAKAALDCRRNGADVTMIVRGPDIGASVKYWIRPDLLNRIEEGAIRAFFNSRILRLGTGTLTFQTGNEPSQTIPNDVVLALTGYRPNYDLLSALGVTWQDDHAWTPLYDPETFESHRSGVFLAGTVCGGLNTSRWFIENGRFHAARIAAELDGR; via the coding sequence ATGGCCAACACTGACGTTCCCGATACGCAGGAAACGGCCCGGCCCGCCTATGACACGGTAGTAGTGGGTGCCGGCCCGGTCGGGTTGGCGTGTGCCATTGAACTGAAGCGCATTGGGCATCGGGTCCTGGTCGTCGACAAAGGGGCACTCGTGAATTCCCTGATCGGCTATCCAACGAACATGGAGTTCTTTTCCACTCCGGAATTGCTGGAAATCGGGAATCACCCGTTTTCCACCCGCAATTACAAGCCTCGCCGGGAAGAAGCGTTGGACTATTACCGCAAGGTGGCGCAGACGGAAGCCCTGGAGTTGGCTTTGTTCGAAGAAGTGCTTCGCCTGGACGGCGAACAGGGCGCGTTTATCCTGCACACCGCGCATGCTCGTATCCGGGCCCGATTCGTGGTGGTTGCGACGGGCTTCTTCGACATTCCCAACCGGTTGGGCGTACCCGGTGACGAACGGGCCATCCACTACTACAAGGAGCCCTATGCGTACGCCGGACGGCGCGTAGTCATCGTCGGGGCCAAGAATTCAGCCGCCAAGGCCGCTTTGGATTGCCGGAGGAATGGTGCCGACGTCACCATGATCGTCCGGGGACCGGACATCGGGGCGTCAGTGAAATACTGGATTCGCCCGGACTTGTTGAACCGGATTGAAGAGGGCGCCATCCGGGCGTTCTTCAATTCCCGGATTCTTCGGCTTGGAACCGGCACGCTGACGTTCCAGACCGGCAATGAGCCATCGCAGACCATCCCGAACGATGTCGTCCTGGCACTGACCGGCTACCGTCCGAACTACGATCTGCTCAGCGCGCTCGGTGTGACCTGGCAGGACGACCATGCATGGACCCCGTTGTACGACCCTGAAACGTTCGAAAGCCATCGGTCGGGAGTATTCCTGGCGGGAACAGTGTGCGGCGGATTGAACACGAGTCGTTGGTTCATTGAGAACGGACGATTCCATGCGGCGCGTATTGCTGCCGAATTGGATGGTCGTTGA